From Methanococcus maripaludis, the proteins below share one genomic window:
- a CDS encoding Gar1/Naf1 family protein, which produces MEKIKILHRTPKGKIIGRVKKQPRFNSPVGIKLKDRVKKIGKIYDVFGPVEEPYVKIIPYSEDDAEKTLESDNVFVMNEQSKKQSKPRKKGRR; this is translated from the coding sequence AATACTGCATAGAACTCCAAAAGGAAAAATAATTGGGCGTGTTAAAAAACAGCCTCGTTTTAATTCGCCTGTTGGAATAAAACTTAAAGATAGAGTTAAAAAGATTGGAAAAATCTACGATGTATTTGGACCTGTTGAAGAACCGTATGTAAAAATAATTCCTTATAGTGAAGACGACGCTGAAAAAACCTTGGAATCGGATAATGTTTTCGTTATGAATGAACAATCAAAAAAACAATCAAAACCCCGTAAAAAAGGAAGAAGATAA
- a CDS encoding transcription initiation factor IIB: protein MKIESVTKEDTKKPERKIKIAIAKPEDYSNKNVILEKEEELICPVCGSKSIIKDYERAEIVCEMCGCVLQQNLFDVGPEWRAFDHEQRVKRSRVGAPMTYTIHDKGLSTVIDWRNKDSYGKDISADKRAQLYRLRKWQRRIRVSDASERNLAFALSELDRIASKLGLPRNVRENAAVLYRGAVEKGLIRGRSIEGVAAAALYAACRRCKVPRTLDEIAEVSRVDRKEIGRTYRFISRELNIRLAPTNPVDYVPRFASELKLPGEVESKAISILQKAGERGLTSGRGPTGVAAAAIYIASVLQGTRRTQREVADVAGVTEVTIRNRYKELTEHLDIDVTL from the coding sequence ATGAAAATCGAATCTGTTACAAAAGAAGATACTAAAAAGCCTGAAAGAAAGATTAAAATTGCTATCGCAAAGCCTGAAGACTACTCAAATAAGAATGTTATTTTAGAAAAGGAAGAAGAATTAATCTGTCCTGTCTGTGGTAGTAAAAGTATTATTAAAGATTATGAACGGGCTGAAATCGTTTGTGAAATGTGTGGATGTGTTTTACAGCAGAATTTATTTGACGTGGGTCCTGAATGGAGAGCCTTTGATCACGAACAGCGTGTAAAAAGAAGTAGGGTTGGAGCTCCAATGACTTATACAATCCACGATAAAGGTTTATCAACAGTTATCGACTGGAGAAATAAAGACAGCTACGGAAAAGATATTTCTGCAGATAAAAGAGCTCAACTTTATAGATTAAGAAAATGGCAGAGAAGAATCAGGGTTTCTGATGCATCTGAAAGAAACTTAGCTTTTGCACTTTCCGAACTTGACAGGATAGCTTCAAAATTGGGTCTTCCAAGAAACGTTAGGGAAAACGCTGCAGTTCTTTACAGGGGTGCTGTTGAAAAAGGGCTCATTAGGGGAAGAAGTATTGAAGGTGTTGCCGCTGCTGCACTCTACGCTGCATGCAGACGATGTAAAGTTCCAAGAACTCTTGATGAAATTGCAGAAGTTTCAAGAGTGGATAGAAAAGAAATTGGAAGAACATATAGATTTATTTCACGAGAATTAAACATCAGGCTTGCTCCAACAAATCCTGTGGATTATGTTCCAAGATTCGCTTCAGAATTAAAACTTCCAGGAGAAGTTGAATCAAAAGCAATATCAATCTTGCAAAAAGCAGGAGAACGTGGTCTTACTAGTGGTAGAGGACCTACGGGAGTTGCCGCTGCTGCAATTTATATTGCAAGTGTTTTACAGGGAACTAGAAGAACTCAGAGAGAAGTTGCAGATGTTGCAGGAGTTACTGAAGTTACAATAAGAAATAGGTACAAAGAGCTAACAGAACACTTAGATATCGATGTAACATTATAA
- a CDS encoding type II/IV secretion system ATPase subunit — MGLFDRIQSRDSNPSVAKKNNVSEKVSETPSILDNSEKVKKPEIKVGFSVNERAKQPVEEFERDSTSSILDKYFVKVDDIDFDVIIEKENGVTLYKIPEITLMNTALAKFSDMDIKTIKAELSESTLQKLGQIQGYLKNYSEKNNLHLRDIEILHLSHYFYLIIGKLGLLEIPLNDSKLEEVMVNGVESPSFVFHRKYQMCETNIRLDRHEATRVVESIAYLAGRTIDSRTPMLDAFLPDGSRVNATMSDVTLGGNTITIRKFSEDPLTIVDLINFGTFDLELAAFLWQAVEGYFGAKPANTLIVGGTGSGKTTTLNVVSMFSMYTDRLVTIEDTPELQVPLTHLIKMITRPGRPGIQGYEITMDDLIKNSLRMRPDRIFVGEVRGSEAHSLLVAMNTGHDGCSGTLHANSADEALIRLINPPMNVPKVMMSSVDFIINQQRIKRNKKTVRRILGVVEIGGSGENITKTELFKYDGISDSVVKTGICMWEEDVCQIAGITRDELMDDRINRKKVLKYMVNNNINDIRKVGDVLKQYQENPENVLKNILE; from the coding sequence ATGGGGCTTTTTGACAGAATCCAAAGCAGAGATTCCAATCCATCTGTCGCTAAAAAAAATAATGTATCTGAAAAAGTATCTGAAACCCCGAGCATACTTGATAATTCTGAAAAGGTCAAAAAACCCGAAATAAAAGTGGGTTTTTCAGTGAATGAACGGGCAAAACAGCCAGTAGAAGAATTTGAAAGAGATTCTACAAGCTCAATACTTGATAAATACTTTGTAAAAGTTGATGACATTGATTTTGATGTAATTATTGAAAAAGAAAATGGTGTCACACTATACAAGATTCCAGAAATCACTCTTATGAATACAGCTCTTGCAAAATTTTCAGATATGGATATTAAAACAATAAAAGCGGAACTTTCAGAATCTACCCTTCAAAAATTAGGGCAGATTCAAGGATACCTTAAAAATTATTCGGAAAAAAATAATTTACATTTAAGAGACATAGAAATACTCCATTTATCACACTATTTTTACTTAATAATTGGAAAATTAGGGCTTTTAGAAATTCCATTAAATGATAGCAAATTAGAAGAAGTAATGGTAAATGGTGTTGAATCACCTTCTTTTGTATTTCATAGAAAATACCAGATGTGTGAGACAAATATTAGACTTGATAGACACGAAGCAACGCGGGTTGTTGAAAGCATTGCTTATCTTGCAGGCAGGACTATTGATTCAAGAACTCCAATGCTTGATGCATTTTTACCAGATGGAAGCAGGGTTAACGCTACAATGAGTGATGTTACATTGGGTGGAAATACAATTACCATTCGTAAGTTTAGTGAAGATCCATTAACTATTGTTGATTTGATTAATTTTGGAACTTTTGATTTAGAACTTGCGGCATTCCTCTGGCAGGCTGTTGAAGGGTACTTTGGTGCAAAACCTGCAAACACACTTATTGTAGGTGGAACTGGTTCGGGTAAAACTACAACTTTAAACGTTGTTTCAATGTTTTCGATGTATACCGATAGACTTGTAACTATTGAAGATACTCCAGAGTTACAGGTTCCACTAACGCACCTGATAAAAATGATTACAAGACCTGGAAGACCGGGTATTCAAGGTTATGAAATCACGATGGATGACCTGATTAAAAATTCCTTAAGGATGAGGCCTGACAGGATATTTGTAGGGGAAGTTAGGGGTAGTGAAGCCCACTCATTGCTTGTTGCTATGAACACCGGGCACGATGGATGTTCCGGAACTCTGCACGCAAACAGCGCAGATGAAGCACTCATTAGGTTAATAAACCCTCCTATGAACGTTCCAAAAGTTATGATGTCTTCAGTTGATTTTATCATAAACCAGCAGCGTATTAAACGTAATAAAAAAACTGTTAGAAGGATCCTTGGTGTTGTTGAAATCGGAGGAAGTGGGGAAAATATTACAAAAACTGAGCTCTTTAAATACGATGGAATAAGCGACAGTGTTGTAAAAACAGGAATTTGTATGTGGGAAGAAGACGTGTGCCAGATTGCAGGTATTACGAGAGATGAATTAATGGACGATAGAATCAATAGAAAGAAAGTACTAAAATATATGGTGAACAACAATATTAATGATATTAGAAAAGTAGGGGATGTACTTAAGCAATATCAGGAAAATCCAGAAAATGTCTTGAAAAACATTTTGGAATAA
- a CDS encoding type II secretion system F family protein, which translates to MKRKTEKKQGTFDKLANTLKGVKTPKKRKISRVGRSEYLKKIFERKTEDIHKDEILEFYEPYIDETPEVSIDLDDLLFEKKEFGALGGYSRSFSYWVTNTSFLPSKRDYQYAGIVDERVYFLKMMIAAITTVVLFIIYGVLTGDVFSGVSNGVLLAVIIVVGSIFYPKLKLTLFRGEIKIQVLMSILHLISMLNSGASVQESLKNIANNPEYGITSFEFRSIIKDINQGGYNFVEALERAKMRTKIHIMRQLYDQLILAANKGGTQLLLENLYNEIVRESMSKIDSSKFQISNLGNLIFGIGLIIPFSGMIQSALGAQQGFDGIINAIDLVMGKIGLMSTIIFTIFIKMKIE; encoded by the coding sequence ATGAAAAGAAAAACTGAAAAAAAACAGGGTACTTTTGATAAACTCGCCAATACATTAAAAGGAGTTAAAACTCCGAAAAAAAGAAAAATATCTAGGGTTGGAAGATCGGAATATTTAAAAAAAATCTTCGAAAGAAAAACTGAAGATATACATAAAGATGAGATTTTAGAGTTTTACGAACCATATATCGATGAAACTCCCGAAGTAAGTATTGACTTAGATGATTTACTTTTTGAAAAAAAAGAATTTGGAGCACTTGGCGGATACTCCAGATCTTTTTCATACTGGGTTACAAACACCTCATTTTTACCTTCTAAGAGGGATTACCAGTATGCAGGTATTGTAGATGAGCGAGTTTATTTCTTAAAGATGATGATTGCAGCAATCACCACGGTTGTTTTATTCATAATTTACGGTGTTTTGACCGGCGATGTATTTTCTGGCGTTTCTAATGGGGTACTTTTAGCAGTTATTATAGTTGTTGGTAGTATATTTTATCCAAAACTAAAATTAACATTGTTTAGAGGGGAAATTAAAATTCAGGTGTTAATGAGTATATTACACCTTATTTCAATGTTAAACTCTGGTGCTTCTGTTCAGGAATCCTTGAAAAATATTGCAAACAATCCAGAATATGGAATTACCTCTTTTGAATTTAGAAGTATTATAAAAGATATTAATCAGGGTGGGTATAACTTCGTAGAAGCTCTCGAAAGAGCTAAAATGAGGACTAAAATACATATAATGAGACAGCTTTACGACCAGTTGATTCTTGCAGCAAATAAGGGTGGAACACAGCTTTTACTTGAAAATTTGTATAATGAAATTGTAAGAGAATCTATGTCAAAAATAGACAGTTCAAAATTCCAAATATCAAATTTGGGAAATCTTATATTTGGTATTGGTTTGATTATCCCATTTTCAGGAATGATACAGTCAGCATTGGGTGCTCAGCAAGGATTTGACGGAATTATCAATGCTATTGACCTCGTGATGGGCAAAATAGGGTTAATGTCAACAATTATATTTACCATCTTTATTAAAATGAAGATTGAGTGA
- a CDS encoding type II secretion system F family protein: protein MDAKKYLDHVYHVLIVRNIKILKKTGRKLDERVFIGILLVITILPILLKIFLGFTLKTTLILTFVYLGSVLSLPTIMYESKMDKFDKNIPKALYVMVLSLDSGRSVVEAINEVIRSGIPEVDVVFSKIVTLMTERKLSFEDAMILVSNSLDSKIFRQVGRLIIENRKYGGELADTLKKLAKTLDDLQNLKSQLLSVTANGLAVGLIILCGVIPATAGLIGGYLTVISQLAPTMPSVEASQISKAIETIQMGSGLFGLFFAVPLFGLKVNRMIITCAVCMTFAIGTFYAVLRLTGLLFA, encoded by the coding sequence ATGGATGCCAAAAAATACCTAGATCATGTATATCATGTTTTAATTGTACGAAATATTAAGATATTAAAAAAAACAGGTAGAAAACTTGATGAACGAGTTTTTATCGGAATATTATTGGTTATAACGATTTTACCAATATTGTTAAAAATATTTTTAGGTTTCACCTTAAAAACTACCTTGATTTTAACTTTTGTATATTTAGGATCCGTTCTTTCACTCCCGACGATTATGTATGAATCTAAAATGGATAAATTCGACAAAAATATACCTAAAGCACTATACGTCATGGTTTTATCACTTGATTCCGGACGTTCTGTTGTTGAAGCAATTAATGAAGTTATAAGAAGTGGAATTCCTGAAGTGGACGTAGTTTTTTCAAAAATTGTTACATTAATGACTGAAAGAAAATTGAGTTTTGAAGATGCAATGATACTTGTTTCAAATTCTCTTGATTCAAAGATATTTAGACAGGTTGGAAGGTTAATCATTGAAAATAGAAAATATGGTGGAGAGCTTGCAGACACTCTGAAAAAACTTGCAAAAACACTTGACGACCTTCAAAATTTAAAATCCCAACTTCTAAGTGTCACTGCAAACGGTCTTGCAGTGGGCCTTATAATTCTCTGTGGTGTGATTCCTGCAACTGCTGGTTTGATTGGGGGTTATTTAACAGTAATATCTCAGTTAGCACCAACAATGCCGTCAGTTGAAGCTTCACAAATATCAAAAGCGATTGAAACGATACAGATGGGTTCTGGATTATTCGGGCTGTTTTTTGCAGTTCCATTATTTGGTTTAAAAGTAAATAGAATGATAATTACGTGTGCGGTATGTATGACTTTTGCGATCGGCACATTTTATGCAGTATTGAGACTTACCGGACTGTTGTTTGCATAA